The Meiothermus ruber DSM 1279 genome includes the window CGAGCACAAAGGCATCCCCCAGTCGTGCAAACTTCTTCGCCAGCTCCTCGTCGTTCTTTTCCTCACCCGGCTCGAAGCGCACGTTGTCCAGCAGAATGACCGAGCCGGGGGGCGCGGCCTGCACGCGCTCCAGGGTGGCCTCGCTGGCCGGGGTCAGCTCCGGCGAGCCCCCGATGAAAACCACCGGCTTGCCCAGGTGTTTTTCCAGAACCGGGGCCACAGGTGCCAGGCTGCTGGCCTCTTCGTAGCCGCCCTTGGGACGCCCAAGGTGCGAGAACAACACCAGGGTTGCGCCCTGTTCCAGCAAGTGCTTCAGGGTTGGGATGGCCGCCGCCACCCGGGTCTCGTCCTTGACTTTGCCCTCTTTGATGGGCACGTTGAAGTCTACCCGCACCAGCACGCGCTTACCGGCAGCGTTGAAGTCTCTGAGTGTTCGCATGGTTGACCTCCTAGACAAATGCCCTCTCCCACCGGGAGAGGGGTTGGGGTGAGGGGTGGGCAAAGGTGAAGCCGCTCACCCCCTGCGCCCCCTCCAAAGGTGCGGGCTTATAGCTTTTTGCCGATGTACTGGGCCAGGTCGGCCACGCGGCAGCTGTAGCCCCACTCGTTGTCGTACCAGCTCACCACCTTGACCAAGTTACCCACCACCAGGGTGTCCAGGGCGCTGAAGATGGAGGAGTGGGGGTCGCCCTTGAGGTCGCTGCTCACCAGGGGCTCCTCGGTGTAGGCCAGGATGCCCTTCATGGGGCCTTCAGCAGCCGCTTTCATGGCGGCGTTGATCTCTTCTTTGCTGGCTTCTTTGCTCAGGATGGCCGTAAAGTCTACCACCGAGACGGTGCTGGTCGGGACGCGGAAGGCCATGCCGCCAAACTTGCCTTTGAGCTCGGGGATCACCAGCCCCACCGCCTTGGCCGCGCCGGTCTCGCTGGGCACGATGTTGAGGGCCGCCGCCCGGGCGTCGCGGGGGTCGTCCTTGACGGCGTCCACCAGGCTCTGGCTGGCGGTGTAGGCGTGCACGGTGGTCAGGAGGCCCTTTTCGATGCCGAAGTGGTCGTTGAGCA containing:
- the gap gene encoding type I glyceraldehyde-3-phosphate dehydrogenase yields the protein MKIGINGFGRIGRQVFRILQERGVEVVGINDLSDNAILAHLFKYDSNYGRFPGTVSYDEKTITVNGKTIRVYEEKDPANIPWGEIGADIVIESTGRFTKLEAAEAHLKAGAKKVIISAPGKGDMLTVVMGVNEHMYDPAKHHVISNASCTTNGLAPVAKVLNDHFGIEKGLLTTVHAYTASQSLVDAVKDDPRDARAAALNIVPSETGAAKAVGLVIPELKGKFGGMAFRVPTSTVSVVDFTAILSKEASKEEINAAMKAAAEGPMKGILAYTEEPLVSSDLKGDPHSSIFSALDTLVVGNLVKVVSWYDNEWGYSCRVADLAQYIGKKL